The sequence GCTTCTCCTCCGCCTCGCGCGAAGCCTACCGCCCGATCGTCAACCAGTTCGACGGCCTCGCCTTCTACAACAACCAGTATGAAGGCGGCGTCTGCGACGCCAACATGATCGTCACCGGCGCGGTGCCGGAGCAGCAGTTCTCCACCCTCATCCCGTGGATGATGGAAAAGTACGGCAAGAAGGTCTACACGCTCGCCGCCGACTATAATTTCGGCCAGATCTCGGCCGAATGGGTGCGCAACATCGTCAAGGAGCATGGCGGCGAAATGGTCGGCGAGGATTTCATCCCGCTCGGCGTGTCGCAGTTCTCGCAGAACATCCAGAACATCCAGAAGGCCAAGCCCGACTTCGTGGTGACCCTGCTGGTCGGCACCGCCCAGGCCTCCTATTACGAGCAGGCCGCCGCCGCCAACGTCAACCTGCCGATGGCGTCTTCCGTGAACGTCGGCCAGGGCTATGAGCACAAGCGCTTCAAGCCGCCATCGCTCAAGGACATGTACGTCACCACCAACTACATCGAAGAGATCGACACCCCGGCCTCGAAGGACTTCTTCGCCAAGTTCAAGGCGAAGTTCCCGGACGAGCCCTATGTGAACCAGGAAGCCGAGAACTCCTATCTCGCGGTCTATCTCTACAAGCAGATGGTGGAGCGGGCGAAGTCGACCAAGCGCGACGATCTGCGCAAGGAGATCGCCAAGGGCGATGTCTGCATGGACGCGCCCGAGGGCAAGGTCTGCCTCGACCCGAAGAGCCAGCACATGTCGCACACCATCTATCTCGCCAAGGTGGGCGCCGATCACTCCATCAGCTTCCCCAAGGTGTGGCAGGCCATCAAGCCGTACTGGCTGGGCGAAGCCGGCTGCGACCTGACCAAGAGCGACCCGAGCGCGCAGTACACGCCCTCCAACCCGCCGCCGAAGAACTGAGCGGTCGACCGCTCCCTCTCCCCGGCGGGGAGAGGGTCGGGGTGAGGGGGATCGCACGCTCCGCATTGTCCGAACCCCTCACCGACCCGCTGCGCGGGCCACCTCTCCCCAATGGGGAGAGGTAATGGAAAGCCCCATCCGGGCGGCCGCCCTGTCCCCCCTCGGCGGCTCCCGAGGCATCGCCCCGGCCCGACCCCCCAGCTTTGGCCGGGGCGATCGCCTGCTTCCCCGTGCGGCCATCTTCTCCCTCTCCCCGACGGGGAGAGGGCTGGGGTGAGGGGGCTTGGGAAGGTCTGCAAAGGCCCCTCACCGACCCGCTGCGCGGGCCACCTCTCCCCGACGGGGAGAGGAACTGAGAGAATGGTCCCACGCCCCATTCGTATTTACTCCCCGTCTCTACCTGCCTCTCGCCACACTTCCTCGCCCCCCTCGAAGCGAAAGATCAAAGGCCCCACCGCACATGGATGTCGGAACCCTCGCCTTCTCCGCGCTCTACCAGTTCGGCGACGCCTTCGCCTTTCTGGTTCTGTCCGCCTGCGGCCTCGCCGTCATCTTCGGCATGATGGGCGTGATCAATCTGGCGCATGGCGAATTCATCATGTGCGGCGCCTATGTCACCGTCTCCGCCGCCCATGCCGGCGTGCCGCTGCCGCTCGCCATCCTCATCGGCGCGCTGGTCTCGGCCGCCGTGGGCGCGCTGGTGGAAATCCTCATCATCCGCCATCTCTATGATCGCCCGCTCGACACCATCGTCGCCACCTGGGGGCTCAGCCTCATCTTCACCCAGGGCACGCTGATCGTGCTCGGCTCCACCATGGCCGGCGTCGGCACGCCCTTCGGCAGCTTCACGGTCGGCGACTATTCCTATTCGCTCTACCGCCTCGTTCTGTGCGGCATGGCGGTGCTGGTCATCGCCGGGCTCTACGCCTTGTTCAACTGGACCCGCTTCGGCGTCATGGCCCGCGCCACCATTCAGGTGCCGCACATGGCGGCCGCGCTCGGCATCGACACCCGCCTCGTCTACAGCCTCACCTTCGCGCTCGGCGCCGGGCTCGCCGGGCTGGCGGGCGGGCTCTACGCCCCGACCATGACGCTGGTGCCGACCATGGGCACCACCTTCATCATGGAAGCCTTCGTCACCGTGGTGGTCGGCGGCGCCGACGTGTTCCTCGGCACCGCCCCGGCGGCGGCCGTGCTCGCCGTGGTCAAGGCGACCATGACCTCCTGGTACGGCCAGCTCGCCGGCCAGATCGGCCTGCTGATCGCCGTCATCGTCGTCATCCGGGTGCTGCCGCGCGGCATTTCCGGCTTCCTTCTGCGCGAGCGCGCCTGACCCGGACACGAAAACTGACATGAACGCGCTCTCACGTTTCTTCGCCCGCCTCGAAGGCCCGCAGACGCTGGGCCGGGGCCCCGGCTTCTGGCTCGGCTTCCTCGTCGTGCTCGCCGGCGCCTGCGCCTACCCGCTGTTCTCCGACGGCTACACCGTCGGCAACACGGTGTATTTCTTCACCTGGATCTTCATGGCGCTCGGCCTGTGCCTCATCTGGGGCTATGGCGGCGCGCTCAGCTTCGGCCAGACCGCCTTTTTCGGCATTGCCGGCTATAGCTACGGCATCCTCACCATCAATTTCGGCGCCGCCTATGGCTTCACCTTCGTGGCGCTGCTCATCGCCATCGGCATCGCCGCGCTGTTCGCGGCGCTGCTCGGCTATTTCCTGTTCTTCGGCCGCATCTCCGGCGTGTTCCTTGGCATCGTGACGCTGTCGGTGACGCTGGTGCTGGAGCGCTTCATGGCGCAGACGGCGGGCCCGGAATGGAAGATCGGCGCCGCCCGGCTCAACGGCTTCAACGGCATGAGCAACATGCCCCCGCTCACCGTGCCCTGGCCCGGCGGCGACATCGTGCTGTTCCCCGACGTGCAGCTCTATTACGTCGTGCTCGGCCTCCTGGTGCTGGTCTATCTCGGCCTGCGTATCCTGGTGAACTCGCCCTTCGGCAATGTGCTCGTCGCCATCCGCGAGAACCCGGAGCGGGCGGAAATGCTCGGCTACGACATCCGCAAATACCAGCTCGGCACCTTCGTCATCGGCGCGGCGCTCGCCGGCCTGTCGGGCGTGCTCTACACGAGCTGGGGCCAGTACATCACGCCCTCCTCCATGGGCATGACCGCTGCCGCTCTACCCATCGTCTGGGTCGCGGTCGGCGGGCGATCGGACCTCACCACCACGCTGGTCGGCACGCTCACCGTGCTCGCCGTGTTCCAGGCGCTCACCATCCATGGCAGCCAATATGCGCTTGTGGTGATGGGCATCATGCTGGTGCTCACCGTGCTGCTGGCGCCGCGCGGCCTTATCTATGCGCTGGCGCGGCTCATCGCCCGCCCCTTCTCCAAGCGGCAGCCGGGAGACGCCTGATGCCGATGCTCCAGACCCAAGGCCTCAACAAGCGCTTCGGCGGCCTGCATGTCACCAACAATGTCGACCTGACGCTGGAAGAAGGCGAGGTACATTGCCTCATCGGGCCGAACGGCGCCGGCAAGTCGACCCTGTTCCGGCTGATCCTCGGCGAGCATCTGCCGAGCAGCGGCACCATCCTGTTCGGCGGCGAGGACATTACCGGCCTCAAGCCGTTCCAGCGCATCCGCCGCGGCATGAGCGTGAAGTTCCAGGTGCCCGGCATCTTCAAGGCGCTGAGCGTGCGGCAGAATCTCGAAATCGCGATGCAGCACCATTACGACCCGGCGGTGCTGGCCGACGAGATCGACAGGCTGCTCGCCTTCCTCAACCTCGCGCCGGAAGCCGGCCGCCTCGCCGGCAATCTCTCGCACGGCCAGAAGCAGTGGCTGGAAATCGGCATGGCGGTCAGCCTCAAGCCGCGCCTGCTGCTGCTCGACGAGCCGACCGCCGGCATGTCGCCGGAGGAAACCTTTGCGACCGGCGAAATGGTCAAGCGGCTAAACGCCGAGGGCATGACCGTGCTGGCGGTGGAACATGACATGGCCTTCGTCCGCCAGGTCGCCCACAAGGTGACGGTGCTGCATCTCGGCCGCGTCTTCGCCCAGGGTTCGATCGACGAGATCGTCGCCAATGAGGATGTCGCCGCCATCTATCTCGGCCAGACCACGGCGCACGAAACCGCTCTCGAGGCCGCCCATGCGTAAGGAAGTCATGCTGTCCACCCTCGGCCTGCGCGCCGGCTATGGCGGCAAGCCGGTGCTGCAGGGCCTCGATATCGAGGTGCGCCAGGGCGAGATCGTCGCCGTCATCGGCCGCAACGGCGTCGGCAAGTCGACGCTGATGAAAAGCCTCATCGGCCTTGTGCCGGCGATGGAAGGCTCCATCGTCTTCGGCGACCGGCCGGTGGAACACCTCTCCGCCTTCCGCCGGGCGCGGCTCGGCATCGGCTATGTGCCGCAGGGCCGCGACGTGTTCCCCCGCCTCACCGTGGGCGAGAACATCGCGGTCGGCGGCATGCGCGCGGGCCGCGTCAGCGAGGCCGACCGCGAGCGCGTGCTCGGCTATTTCCCCATCCTGCGCGAGCGCTGGAGCCAGCGTGCCGGCACCATGTCCGGCGGCCAGCAGCAGCAGCTCGCCATTGGCCGGGTGCTGGTGGCCAATCCGCAGCTCATCCTGCTCGACGAGCCCTCGGAAGGCATCCAGCCCAATATCGTGCAGGACATCGCCCGCATCATGGTGCAGCTCAACACCGATACCGGCGTCACCGTCGTGCTGGTGGAGCAGAACATCGACATGATCCGGGCCATGGCTCAGCGCTGCTATGTCATGGACAAAGGCCGCGTCGTCGCCGAACTCACCCGCGAGGACCTCGCCGATGGCGAGGCGATGCGCCGCCATCTCGCCGTCTGATCGCACAGCCAGAAATCCCAAGGAGAACACCATGTCCTGGCTCGAAAATTCCCTCATGGCTCGCAAAGGTCTCGCCAAGGGCCAGGCGGGCAGCACACACGAGATCACCGAGGCCGTGCAGGGCAAGTACCACTATGTCTACGGCCCCTATGTCGATCCGGTCCTGAGGGTCGATCCCGGCGCTGTCGTGGCGGCGGAAACGCATGATGCCTTCGAGGGCGCGATCAAGCACGAGACCGACAACCCGCTGGAAATCCTGAACTTCCCCTATCTCAACCCGCAGAACGGCCCGATCTACGTCAATGGCGCGGAAAAGGGCGACACGCTGGCGGTCTACATCAAGTCCATCGTCCCGCGCGGGCCGCAGCCGGTGGGCACGACGCTGATCATGCCGGATTTCGGCGGGCTGGTGCCGACCAAGGACACGGCGATGCTGAACGCGCCGCTGCCGATCAAGGTGAAGAAGCTGCATGTCGATGCCGAAACCGGCACCAAGTGGAGCGACAAGATCACCCTGCCCTATCAGCCCTTCATCGGCACCATCGGCACCTCGCCGGAAATCGAGGCCATCACCTCGCTGCAGCCGGATTACTATGGCGGCAACATGGACCTGCCGGATGTCGGCGTCGGCGCGGTGATCTATCTGCCCGTCAACATCGCCGGCGGCCTGCTCTATCTCGGCGACTGCCACGCCACCCAGGGCGATGGCGAACTGTGCGGCGTGGCGCTTGAGCACCCCACCGTCACCACCATCCAGATCGACCTGATCAAGGGCTGGACGATTTCTACGCCGCGGCTGGAGACGGAAGAGTTCATCATGTCCATCGGCTCGACCCGGCCGATGGAAGACGCCACCCGCATGGCCTATCGCGACCTCATCCGTTGGATGGCGTCCGACTACGGCTTCGATGAGGTGGAAGCCTACATGCTGCTGACCCAGTGCGGCCGCGTCCGCCTCGGCAATATGGTGGACCCGAAATACACGATGGGCGCCTCGATCCTGAAGTCCTACCTCACGGCCTGAGCGCCGCCCACCCTCATGGCCGGGCCAGCCCGGCCATGAGCGCCTGACATCGAAACACCCGCCATCCGAGCGACATTCCCGGACCCCCCGCCGCAACCGGCCGGGCGCCGAACGCTCCCCCATGCCCGGAGACCTGCCATGACCGCTACGCTGAAGGTCGCGACCGTCCAATTCGAGCCGACCATGTTCGAGAAGGAGCGCAACATCGCCCGGCTGGAA comes from Ancylobacter polymorphus and encodes:
- a CDS encoding branched-chain amino acid ABC transporter permease, producing MNALSRFFARLEGPQTLGRGPGFWLGFLVVLAGACAYPLFSDGYTVGNTVYFFTWIFMALGLCLIWGYGGALSFGQTAFFGIAGYSYGILTINFGAAYGFTFVALLIAIGIAALFAALLGYFLFFGRISGVFLGIVTLSVTLVLERFMAQTAGPEWKIGAARLNGFNGMSNMPPLTVPWPGGDIVLFPDVQLYYVVLGLLVLVYLGLRILVNSPFGNVLVAIRENPERAEMLGYDIRKYQLGTFVIGAALAGLSGVLYTSWGQYITPSSMGMTAAALPIVWVAVGGRSDLTTTLVGTLTVLAVFQALTIHGSQYALVVMGIMLVLTVLLAPRGLIYALARLIARPFSKRQPGDA
- a CDS encoding ABC transporter ATP-binding protein → MPMLQTQGLNKRFGGLHVTNNVDLTLEEGEVHCLIGPNGAGKSTLFRLILGEHLPSSGTILFGGEDITGLKPFQRIRRGMSVKFQVPGIFKALSVRQNLEIAMQHHYDPAVLADEIDRLLAFLNLAPEAGRLAGNLSHGQKQWLEIGMAVSLKPRLLLLDEPTAGMSPEETFATGEMVKRLNAEGMTVLAVEHDMAFVRQVAHKVTVLHLGRVFAQGSIDEIVANEDVAAIYLGQTTAHETALEAAHA
- a CDS encoding ABC transporter permease subunit, whose protein sequence is MDVGTLAFSALYQFGDAFAFLVLSACGLAVIFGMMGVINLAHGEFIMCGAYVTVSAAHAGVPLPLAILIGALVSAAVGALVEILIIRHLYDRPLDTIVATWGLSLIFTQGTLIVLGSTMAGVGTPFGSFTVGDYSYSLYRLVLCGMAVLVIAGLYALFNWTRFGVMARATIQVPHMAAALGIDTRLVYSLTFALGAGLAGLAGGLYAPTMTLVPTMGTTFIMEAFVTVVVGGADVFLGTAPAAAVLAVVKATMTSWYGQLAGQIGLLIAVIVVIRVLPRGISGFLLRERA
- a CDS encoding urea ABC transporter substrate-binding protein, whose product is MNGKTMRGLRAAALTGTLLLSVANAFAADPIKLGVLEDQSGDFAAATIGKVHAIQLAAEEINKAGGIDGRPLELVIYDTQSDNTRYQEFMRRVLQRDKVDVVFAGFSSASREAYRPIVNQFDGLAFYNNQYEGGVCDANMIVTGAVPEQQFSTLIPWMMEKYGKKVYTLAADYNFGQISAEWVRNIVKEHGGEMVGEDFIPLGVSQFSQNIQNIQKAKPDFVVTLLVGTAQASYYEQAAAANVNLPMASSVNVGQGYEHKRFKPPSLKDMYVTTNYIEEIDTPASKDFFAKFKAKFPDEPYVNQEAENSYLAVYLYKQMVERAKSTKRDDLRKEIAKGDVCMDAPEGKVCLDPKSQHMSHTIYLAKVGADHSISFPKVWQAIKPYWLGEAGCDLTKSDPSAQYTPSNPPPKN
- a CDS encoding acetamidase/formamidase family protein; this encodes MSWLENSLMARKGLAKGQAGSTHEITEAVQGKYHYVYGPYVDPVLRVDPGAVVAAETHDAFEGAIKHETDNPLEILNFPYLNPQNGPIYVNGAEKGDTLAVYIKSIVPRGPQPVGTTLIMPDFGGLVPTKDTAMLNAPLPIKVKKLHVDAETGTKWSDKITLPYQPFIGTIGTSPEIEAITSLQPDYYGGNMDLPDVGVGAVIYLPVNIAGGLLYLGDCHATQGDGELCGVALEHPTVTTIQIDLIKGWTISTPRLETEEFIMSIGSTRPMEDATRMAYRDLIRWMASDYGFDEVEAYMLLTQCGRVRLGNMVDPKYTMGASILKSYLTA
- a CDS encoding ABC transporter ATP-binding protein translates to MRKEVMLSTLGLRAGYGGKPVLQGLDIEVRQGEIVAVIGRNGVGKSTLMKSLIGLVPAMEGSIVFGDRPVEHLSAFRRARLGIGYVPQGRDVFPRLTVGENIAVGGMRAGRVSEADRERVLGYFPILRERWSQRAGTMSGGQQQQLAIGRVLVANPQLILLDEPSEGIQPNIVQDIARIMVQLNTDTGVTVVLVEQNIDMIRAMAQRCYVMDKGRVVAELTREDLADGEAMRRHLAV